A region of the Stutzerimonas stutzeri genome:
ACATTGGGTTCGACTTCCTGCACCTGGCCGCCACGCGCGAGGAATTCTTCCATGGCCCGCGCCAGCGCATCGCGCTCCTTCTGCTTGGCTTCCAGGCTCGGCAGTTCGTCCGGTTCCACGGCCTTGGCCTTGGCCTTCTTGGCCGGCGTAGCGCGCTCGCTGTCGGTGCCTTCGTCGTCGAGGCTGTCGTCGCCATCATCGGCAGCGTTCAGCTCTTCCCCTTCCTCCTCGTCGCTAACGTCCAGATCGTCTTGTTCTAGTTCTTCGTCGCTCATGTTCAACCTCATGGCCTTGCCAAAGCGGAGTAAGTTATAGCCCAGCGATGCGGAAAAACCGACACCGCCAAAAAAAATTCAACTTGCCGTCCCGTGCAGCGTTGCCACTATTTGCCGCGCCCCACCCTGGTCGCGGTGCTCTCCGAGATAGATGCCCTGCCAAGTACCGAGTGCCAGGCGCCCATCACTGACCGGCAGGCTCAACTGACAG
Encoded here:
- the sutA gene encoding transcriptional regulator SutA yields the protein MSDEELEQDDLDVSDEEEGEELNAADDGDDSLDDEGTDSERATPAKKAKAKAVEPDELPSLEAKQKERDALARAMEEFLARGGQVQEVEPNVVADPPKKPDSKYGSRPI